The Pan troglodytes isolate AG18354 chromosome 7, NHGRI_mPanTro3-v2.0_pri, whole genome shotgun sequence genome has a window encoding:
- the FABP9 gene encoding fatty acid-binding protein 9 gives MMVEPFLGTWKLVSSENFEDYMKELGVNFAARNMAGLVKPTVTISVDGKMMTIRTESSFQDTKISFKLGEEFDETTADNRKVKSTIILENGSMIHVQKWLGKETTIKRKIVDEKMVVECKMNNIVSTRIYEKV, from the exons ATGATGGTTGAGCCCTTCTTGGGAACCTGGAAGCTGGTCTCCAGTGAAAACTTTGAGGATTACATGAAAGAACTGG GAGTGAATTTCGCAGCCCGGAACATGGCAGGGTTAGTGAAACCGACAGTAACTATTAGTGTTGATGGGAAAATGATGACCATAAGAACAGAAAGTTCTTTCCAGGACACTAAGATCTCCTTCAAGCTGGGGGAAGAATTTGATGAAACCACAGCAGACAACCGGAAAGTAAAG AGCACCATAATATTAGAGAATGGCTCAATGATTCACGTCCAAAAATGGCTTGGCAAAGAGAcaacaatcaaaagaaaaattgtggATGAAAAAATGGTAGTG gaatgtaaaatgaataATATTGTCAGCACCAGAATCTACGAAAAGGTGTGA
- the FABP4 gene encoding fatty acid-binding protein, adipocyte: MCDAFVGTWKLVSSENFDDYMKEVGVGFATRKVAGMAKPNMIISVNGDVITIKSESTFKNTEISFILGQEFDEVTADDRKVKSTITLDGGVLVHVQKWDGKSTTIKRKREDDKLVVECVMKGVTSTRVYERA; encoded by the exons ATGTGTGATGCTTTTGTAGGTACCTGGAAACTTGTCTCCAGTGAAAACTTTGATGATTATATGAAAGAAGTAG GAGTGGGCTTTGCCACCAGGAAAGTGGCTGGCATGGCCAAACCTAACATGATCATCAGTGTGAATGGGGATGTGATCACCATTAAATCTGAAAGTACCTTTAAAAATACTGAGATTTCCTTCATACTGGGCCAGGAATTTGACGAAGTCACTGCAGATGACAGGAAAGTCAAG AGCACCATAACCTTAGATGGGGGTGTCCTGGTACATGTGCAGAAATGGGATGGAAAATCAACCACCATAAAGAGAAAACGAGAGGATGATAAACTGGTGGTG GAATGCGTCATGAAAGGCGTTACTTCCACGAGAGTTTATGAGAGAGCATAA